One Acropora palmata chromosome 2, jaAcrPala1.3, whole genome shotgun sequence genomic window carries:
- the LOC141874419 gene encoding uncharacterized protein LOC141874419 isoform X2, with protein MAVKWAAVKEFYFRNENVILRLPFSLCLQLAAYFVEKAKEEGEDTKTLYETVVMFIGLVVAIGLFTHLGNLQKFYTWLIEQVILMIAFLAVFSYLPSDAKEEISAKSSNTESSSFAANMYGCSLLYAQVCIAVSVAIAPRKWAAILSAKQTVGMFIVFPIVVHIVTSLFVGATSILREICLTYLMFASVIQLYKACLGVLQLLQDFPGFMKHTGRIILTYGWLDFFMFHWKRTELDKVLMVTWLIKFLGKFIFSLKHGVLIGIAGSFVECFDNLQDLAGASIVVGVAANVALDIINRILKGNVERTMEEWHQSVYELTEPVLMSLGVTYTGVFNKKHLRTLAVCAVILVLPGYMVLVLCQLFTFDAWLFVIISSNLVTIVQVTGSVFTYALFVSNFHSKSQVKDLDDYIYYINAGSKVFEFLVALVVLAYTVWATLMREWNLIGSIVISMHAYFNVYKRAQDGWNNFLLRCSAVKRLNSLEWATEEQLEQLNDVCCICYEELDSAKVTKCNHYFHSVCLRKWLYVQDKCPMCHADILPQD; from the exons ATGGCGGTGAAGTGGGCGGCAGTTAAGGagttttattttagaaatgagAATGTTATTTTAAGACTGCCATTCTCCTTGTGCTTGCAACTTGCAGCATACTTTGTCGAGAAGGCGAAAGAGGAAGGCGAAGATACGAAAACTTTGTATGAGACTGTTG ttatgtTTATTGGTCTGGTTGTTGCTATTGGATTATTCACACACCTTGGTAATCTGCAGAAATTCTATACTTGGTTGATAGAGCAAGTCATTCTCATGATAGCTTTTCTAGCAGTTTTCAGTTACTTGCCAAGTGACGCCAAGGAAGAGATTTCTGCTAAGAGTTCTAATACGGAAAGCAGTTCTTTTGCAGCCAACATGTATGGGTGCTCACTTTTGTATGCACAAGTTTGCATAGCTGTCAGTGTAGCCATCGCTCCTCGCAAATGGGCAGCCATTTTAAGTGCCAAACAGACTGTTGgaatgtttattgtttttcccaTTGTTGTTCATATTGTTACTTCACTATTTGTGGGGGCAACTTCAATCTTACGAGAAATTTGCTTAACTTACCTTATGTTTGCATCTGTCATTCAATTATACAAGGCCTGCCTTGGGGTTCTGCAGCTCCTTCAAGACTTCCCAGGTTTCATGAAACATACTGGCAGGATTATACTTACTTATGGATGGTTGGACTTTTTTATGTTCCACTGGAAGAGGACTGAATTGGACAAAGTCTTGATGGTCACATGGTTGATAAAATTTTTGGGCAAGTTCATCTTCTCTTTGAAACATGGTGTGCTTATTGGGATTGCTGGAAGTTTTGTTGAGTGTTTTGATAATCTCCAAGATTTAGCAGGAGCCAGTATTGTTGTTGGAGTAGCTGCCAACGTAGCTTTGGACATCATAAATAGAATTCTTAAAGGAAATGTTGAGAGAACCATGGAAGAATGGCACCAG TCGGTGTATGAACTAACTGAACCTGTACTCATGTCCCTAGGAGTAACTTACACTGGTGTGTTCAACAAAAAACACTTGCGTACTTTAGCCGTTTGTGCTGTGATTCTTGTACTTCCTGGTTATATGGTTCTTGTGTTATGCCAGTTGTTCACTTTTGATGCATGGCTGTTTGTTATAATATCAAGCAACCTGGTGACAATTGTTCAAGTTACAGGGTCTGTTTTCACTTATGCActgtttgtttcaaattttcattccAAATCTCAAGTGAAGGATTTAGATGACTACATTTACTACATCAATGCAGGCTCTAAAGTGTTTGAGTTTCTGGTTGCTCTTGTTGTGCTTGCATACACTGTATGGGCCACCTTAATGAGAGAATGGAACTTAATAG GTTCCATAGTCATCTCAATGCATGCATACTTCAATGTGTACAAAAGAGCCCAGGACGGCTGGAACAATTTCTTATTAAGGTGCAGTGCTGTGAAAAGATTGAACTCCCTGGAGTGGGCCACAGAGGAGCAGTTGGAGCAACTGAATGATGTCTGTTGTATTTGTTACGAGGAGCTGGATAGTGCCAAAGTTACAAAATgcaatcattattttcatagTGTTTGTCTTCGCAAGTGGCTTTATGTCCAAGACAAATGTCCTATGTGTCATGCTGATATTCTACCTCAGGACTGA
- the LOC141874419 gene encoding RING finger protein 145-like isoform X1: protein MAVKWAAVKEFYFRNENVILRLPFSLCLQLAAYFVEKAKEEGEDTKTLYETVVMFIGLVVAIGLFTHLGNLQKFYTWLIEQVILMIAFLAVFSYLPSDAKEEISAKSSNTESSSFAANMYGCSLLYAQVCIAVSVAIAPRKWAAILSAKQTVGMFIVFPIVVHIVTSLFVGATSILREICLTYLMFASVIQLYKACLGVLQLLQDFPGFMKHTGRIILTYGWLDFFMFHWKRTELDKVLMVTWLIKFLGKFIFSLKHGVLIGIAGSFVECFDNLQDLAGASIVVGVAANVALDIINRILKGNVERTMEEWHQVAWTDSISFFLLTQQVRLTSVPKPERHMVIALIMFVTISLFLQSVYELTEPVLMSLGVTYTGVFNKKHLRTLAVCAVILVLPGYMVLVLCQLFTFDAWLFVIISSNLVTIVQVTGSVFTYALFVSNFHSKSQVKDLDDYIYYINAGSKVFEFLVALVVLAYTVWATLMREWNLIGSIVISMHAYFNVYKRAQDGWNNFLLRCSAVKRLNSLEWATEEQLEQLNDVCCICYEELDSAKVTKCNHYFHSVCLRKWLYVQDKCPMCHADILPQD, encoded by the exons ATGGCGGTGAAGTGGGCGGCAGTTAAGGagttttattttagaaatgagAATGTTATTTTAAGACTGCCATTCTCCTTGTGCTTGCAACTTGCAGCATACTTTGTCGAGAAGGCGAAAGAGGAAGGCGAAGATACGAAAACTTTGTATGAGACTGTTG ttatgtTTATTGGTCTGGTTGTTGCTATTGGATTATTCACACACCTTGGTAATCTGCAGAAATTCTATACTTGGTTGATAGAGCAAGTCATTCTCATGATAGCTTTTCTAGCAGTTTTCAGTTACTTGCCAAGTGACGCCAAGGAAGAGATTTCTGCTAAGAGTTCTAATACGGAAAGCAGTTCTTTTGCAGCCAACATGTATGGGTGCTCACTTTTGTATGCACAAGTTTGCATAGCTGTCAGTGTAGCCATCGCTCCTCGCAAATGGGCAGCCATTTTAAGTGCCAAACAGACTGTTGgaatgtttattgtttttcccaTTGTTGTTCATATTGTTACTTCACTATTTGTGGGGGCAACTTCAATCTTACGAGAAATTTGCTTAACTTACCTTATGTTTGCATCTGTCATTCAATTATACAAGGCCTGCCTTGGGGTTCTGCAGCTCCTTCAAGACTTCCCAGGTTTCATGAAACATACTGGCAGGATTATACTTACTTATGGATGGTTGGACTTTTTTATGTTCCACTGGAAGAGGACTGAATTGGACAAAGTCTTGATGGTCACATGGTTGATAAAATTTTTGGGCAAGTTCATCTTCTCTTTGAAACATGGTGTGCTTATTGGGATTGCTGGAAGTTTTGTTGAGTGTTTTGATAATCTCCAAGATTTAGCAGGAGCCAGTATTGTTGTTGGAGTAGCTGCCAACGTAGCTTTGGACATCATAAATAGAATTCTTAAAGGAAATGTTGAGAGAACCATGGAAGAATGGCACCAGGTAGCATGGACTGAcagcatttctttctttcttttgaccCAACAAGTTAGACTCACAAGTGTTCCCAAACCAGAGCGTCATATGGTCATTGCGCTCATCATGTTTGTTACAATTTCCTTGTTCTTGCAGTCGGTGTATGAACTAACTGAACCTGTACTCATGTCCCTAGGAGTAACTTACACTGGTGTGTTCAACAAAAAACACTTGCGTACTTTAGCCGTTTGTGCTGTGATTCTTGTACTTCCTGGTTATATGGTTCTTGTGTTATGCCAGTTGTTCACTTTTGATGCATGGCTGTTTGTTATAATATCAAGCAACCTGGTGACAATTGTTCAAGTTACAGGGTCTGTTTTCACTTATGCActgtttgtttcaaattttcattccAAATCTCAAGTGAAGGATTTAGATGACTACATTTACTACATCAATGCAGGCTCTAAAGTGTTTGAGTTTCTGGTTGCTCTTGTTGTGCTTGCATACACTGTATGGGCCACCTTAATGAGAGAATGGAACTTAATAG GTTCCATAGTCATCTCAATGCATGCATACTTCAATGTGTACAAAAGAGCCCAGGACGGCTGGAACAATTTCTTATTAAGGTGCAGTGCTGTGAAAAGATTGAACTCCCTGGAGTGGGCCACAGAGGAGCAGTTGGAGCAACTGAATGATGTCTGTTGTATTTGTTACGAGGAGCTGGATAGTGCCAAAGTTACAAAATgcaatcattattttcatagTGTTTGTCTTCGCAAGTGGCTTTATGTCCAAGACAAATGTCCTATGTGTCATGCTGATATTCTACCTCAGGACTGA